In a single window of the Zea mays cultivar B73 chromosome 5, Zm-B73-REFERENCE-NAM-5.0, whole genome shotgun sequence genome:
- the LOC100281373 gene encoding GDSL esterase/lipase At1g28590 isoform 2 precursor (isoform 2 precursor is encoded by transcript variant 2), whose protein sequence is MRTEMAPCSPLLLAVALLCAAAAAAAAGGFGGPTARYDRVFSFGDSLTDTGNALHLAATAGGPASRPPYGETFFRRATGRASDGRLVIDFIVEALAVPQPTPYLAGATATGADFRRGVNFAFGGATALDLHFFVSRGLGSFVPVSLRNQTVWFHNVLRLLGSAREQRKTMATSLFLVGEIGVNDYFIGLNENRTVGEVRTFVPHVVGAIRSVITDVISAGAGTVVVPGMIPLGCEPQLLTLYRGSVDAAGYDPESGCITRLNDLAQLHNRELRRMLAGLRRAHPGTAIVYADLYRAVTDIVVSPRAYGAHARTQPPHTVLTIQIPVFPIDSSFLAGFRHMPLDACCGGGGAYNYDDASFCGAAGTAPCADPSEYVSWDGVHYTEAANRLIACSVLEGSHSHAADAPTLSNSSATTEDWLHRIGCV, encoded by the exons ATGCGAACTGAAATGGCGCCATGTTCGCCTCTCCTCCTGGCCGTGGCGCTCCtatgcgccgccgccgccgccgccgcggcaggCGGATTCGGTGGCCCCACGGCGCGGTACGATCGCGTATTCAGCTTTGGCGACTCGCTCACTGACACCGGGAACGCGCTGCACCTCGCAGCAACCGCCGGCGGGCCCGCGAGCCGGCCACCGTACGGCGAGACCTTCTTCCGTCGCGCCACCGGCCGCGCGTCCGACGGCCGCCTCGTCATCGACTTCATCG TCGAGGCGCTGGCCGTGCCGCAGCCGACGCCGTACCTCGCTGGCGCGACGGCGACGGGGGCGGATTTCCGCCGCGGCGTGAACTTCGCGTTCGGCGGGGCCACAGCGCTCGACCTGCACTTCTTCGTGAGCAGGGGACTGGGGTCGTTCGTGCCGGTTTCGCTTAGGAACCAGACCGTCTGGTTCCACAATGTTCTACGACTTCTTGGCTCAGCTCGCG AGCAGAGGAAGACCATGGCCACCTCCCTCTTCCTCGTCGGAGAGATCGGAGTCAACGACTACTTCATCGGCCTCAACGAGAACCGCACCGTGGGCGAGGTGCGGACCTTCGTGCCCCACGTCGTCGGTGCCATCCGTTCGGTCATCACT GACGTGATCTCCGCCGGAGCAGGCACGGTGGTGGTGCCGGGGATGATACCGCTGGGCTGCGAGCCGCAGCTGCTCACGCTCTACAGAGGCAGCGTCGACGCCGCCGGGTATGACCCGGAGTCCGGCTGCATCACGCGTCTCAACGACCTCGCCCAGCTGCACAACCGCGAGCTGCGCCGCATGCTCGCCGGCCTCCGACGAGCCCACCCCGGCACGGCCATCGTATACGCCGACCTCTACCGAGCAGTCACCGACATCGTCGTGTCGCCCCGCGCATACGgtgcgcacgcacgcacgcagccGCCGCACACAGTACTGACCATACAGATTCCAGTTTTCCCGATCGATTCTTCCTTCCTCGCAGGTTTCAGGCACATGCCGCTGGACGCgtgctgcggcggcggcggcgcataCAACTACGACGACGCATCGTTCTGCGGCGCGGCGGGGACGGCGCCGTGCGCAGACCCGTCGGAGTATGTCTCCTGGGACGGGGTGCACTACACGGAGGCCGCCAACAGGCTCATCGCTTGCAGCGTGCTCGAGGGATCTCACTCTCACGCCGCCGACGCGCCCACGCTGTCGAATTCATCGGCCACAACGGAGGATTGGCTTCACAGGATCGGCTGCGTCTAG
- the LOC100281373 gene encoding GDSL esterase/lipase At1g28590 isoform 1 precursor (isoform 1 precursor is encoded by transcript variant 1) — MRTEMAPCSPLLLAVALLCAAAAAAAAGGFGGPTARYDRVFSFGDSLTDTGNALHLAATAGGPASRPPYGETFFRRATGRASDGRLVIDFIVEALAVPQPTPYLAGATATGADFRRGVNFAFGGATALDLHFFVSRGLGSFVPVSLRNQTVWFHNVLRLLGSAREQRKTMATSLFLVGEIGVNDYFIGLNENRTVGEVRTFVPHVVGAIRSVITDVISAGAGTVVVPGMIPLGCEPQLLTLYRGSVDAAGYDPESGCITRLNDLAQLHNRELRRMLAGLRRAHPGTAIVYADLYRAVTDIVVSPRAYGFRHMPLDACCGGGGAYNYDDASFCGAAGTAPCADPSEYVSWDGVHYTEAANRLIACSVLEGSHSHAADAPTLSNSSATTEDWLHRIGCV, encoded by the exons ATGCGAACTGAAATGGCGCCATGTTCGCCTCTCCTCCTGGCCGTGGCGCTCCtatgcgccgccgccgccgccgccgcggcaggCGGATTCGGTGGCCCCACGGCGCGGTACGATCGCGTATTCAGCTTTGGCGACTCGCTCACTGACACCGGGAACGCGCTGCACCTCGCAGCAACCGCCGGCGGGCCCGCGAGCCGGCCACCGTACGGCGAGACCTTCTTCCGTCGCGCCACCGGCCGCGCGTCCGACGGCCGCCTCGTCATCGACTTCATCG TCGAGGCGCTGGCCGTGCCGCAGCCGACGCCGTACCTCGCTGGCGCGACGGCGACGGGGGCGGATTTCCGCCGCGGCGTGAACTTCGCGTTCGGCGGGGCCACAGCGCTCGACCTGCACTTCTTCGTGAGCAGGGGACTGGGGTCGTTCGTGCCGGTTTCGCTTAGGAACCAGACCGTCTGGTTCCACAATGTTCTACGACTTCTTGGCTCAGCTCGCG AGCAGAGGAAGACCATGGCCACCTCCCTCTTCCTCGTCGGAGAGATCGGAGTCAACGACTACTTCATCGGCCTCAACGAGAACCGCACCGTGGGCGAGGTGCGGACCTTCGTGCCCCACGTCGTCGGTGCCATCCGTTCGGTCATCACT GACGTGATCTCCGCCGGAGCAGGCACGGTGGTGGTGCCGGGGATGATACCGCTGGGCTGCGAGCCGCAGCTGCTCACGCTCTACAGAGGCAGCGTCGACGCCGCCGGGTATGACCCGGAGTCCGGCTGCATCACGCGTCTCAACGACCTCGCCCAGCTGCACAACCGCGAGCTGCGCCGCATGCTCGCCGGCCTCCGACGAGCCCACCCCGGCACGGCCATCGTATACGCCGACCTCTACCGAGCAGTCACCGACATCGTCGTGTCGCCCCGCGCATACG GTTTCAGGCACATGCCGCTGGACGCgtgctgcggcggcggcggcgcataCAACTACGACGACGCATCGTTCTGCGGCGCGGCGGGGACGGCGCCGTGCGCAGACCCGTCGGAGTATGTCTCCTGGGACGGGGTGCACTACACGGAGGCCGCCAACAGGCTCATCGCTTGCAGCGTGCTCGAGGGATCTCACTCTCACGCCGCCGACGCGCCCACGCTGTCGAATTCATCGGCCACAACGGAGGATTGGCTTCACAGGATCGGCTGCGTCTAG